The following proteins are co-located in the Pochonia chlamydosporia 170 chromosome 6, whole genome shotgun sequence genome:
- a CDS encoding stretch-activated Ca channel (similar to Metarhizium acridum CQMa 102 XP_007808776.1), producing the protein MQLSPLQSRLVASLAATLCLVALYLLLSSPRGALAAELSPGSPSWMDLAVLDKDNVELQTSSTYDPIFGLFSRSILGRAQDMTPLENNKPLALNLDPGSAPICYVIKKGSLAPIASKGDQKRQADSEGGGSSGNIAIFISANTCFQPTTKADKKVTTPPQMTLLVSNQTDAGCPQITSTSSGAEAKGFTSRAFHEGAVTLSINATNDVYVAIYAPKVSDDFEGRYNFEIAVSNSSYFHQYQETGGAELLWMDSDSTSALLVTRNLTDESTEIRHVMGGIPPYELYVSGADAQYLNGMRRSACGLQKNALIGTNQQGNAKNNSMVKTAMTLRGPGGLPKQQFYVVGLNATSAYSGVMIKPANVTVNAKRDEADGSVPTSPGSIVYQATTFQTNAAPNCKVVTDLEFCDEIQYAVPGNDGKYNNTELAKAYDNYAKEMYDNFLKAMMQVACETDRTSKYSLARDCSDCKRAYKRWLCTVSIPRCEDFQGESQFSVIRNVGQSFPNGTMLATDVRANLATIPSQNTSRNGFIDTTIQPGPYREIMPCEDICYQVVQSCPSKLGFNCPQPGMYGFNVSYGKRDGDSSTVSCNFPGEARTPISGVAAIIPNLTLLMGVLALSVDNNIVGRLALVTGATGGIGSACARALAADGCDVVLHYSSSLDKAEDLAQQLRERHPEQLFTIARADLTSREATRQLVPNILSDPAVSAKHKSISILVANAGVGRRIRDIKDIEEDDWDHMLEINSRSQFVVTKACLPAMREQRWGRVILVGSIASKGGGINGCHYAASKGAMTSMGLNLATVLAPEGITVNIVQPAMIGATGMIPTPKATTWESNVDKEELRTTDPGLAIASSVPVHRLGTPEEVGNIVSMFARTGYMTGQEVLVSGGLR; encoded by the exons ATGCAACTCAGTCCTTTACAATCGCGACTCGTAGCGTCGTTGGCTGCTACTTTGTGTCTCGTGGCACTCTACTTGTTGCTTTCATCTCCAAGGGGGGCACTCGCCGCTGAGCTTTCTCCTGGCTCGCCGTCATGGATGGACTTGGCCGtcctcgacaaggacaaTGTCGAACTACAAACCTCGTCGACGTACGATCCCATATTTGGCCTCTTCAGTCGCAGTATACTCGGGCGAGCACAGGATATGACGCCCCTCGAAAATAACAAGCCACTGGCATTGAACCTCGACCCGGGTTCCGCACCGATATGCTACGTTATCAAAAAGGGCTCTCTGGCGCCGATTGCTTCAAAGGGAGACCAGAAAAGGCAGGCCGATTCTGAAGGCGGGGGCAGCAGCGGAAACATCGCCATTTTTATATCTGCGAACACCTGTTTCCAACCCACGACCAAGGCCGACAAAAAGGTCACGACTCCTCCACAAATGACCTTGCTTGTATCTAACCAAACAGACGCGGGATGCCCGCAAATCACGAGTACCTCTAGTGGCGCCGAAGCCAAAGGATTTACCTCCAGAGCCTTTCATGAGGGTGCTGTGACGTTGAGCATCAACGCCACCAATGATGTCTATGTTGCGATATATGCGCCCAAGGTATCTGACGATTTTGAAGGGCGCTATAATTTTGAAATCGCGGTATCCAACAGCTCATACTTTCACCAATACCAAGAGACCGGCGGCGCAGAGCTCCTTTGGATGGACAGCGACTCAACCTCAGCTTTGCTTGTTACTCGAAATCTGACTGACGAGTCCACTGAAATTCGACACGTCATGGGTGGAATCCCGCCTTATGAGCTGTATGTGAGCGGTGCAGATGCGCAGTATCTGAATGGGATGCGCCGCTCGGCCTGCGGATTGCAAAAGAATGCGCTCATTGGGACGAACCAGCAAGGCAATGCGAAAAACAACAGCATGGTCAAGACGGCCATGACCCTCAGAGGACCAGGAGGCTTGCCGAAACAACAGTTTTATGTTGTGGGCCTCAACGCGACGTCGGCGTATAGTGGCGTGATGATAAAGCCTGCCAATGTGACGGTCAATGCAAAACGGGACGAAGCCGACGGTAGCGTTCCAACAAGCCCAGGTAGCATTGTCTACCAGGCCACCACGTTTCAGACCAATGCTG CGCCGAACTGCAAAGTAGTGACAGATCTGGAGTTCTGTGACGAAATCCAGTATGCTGTGCCTGGAAACGACGGGAAATATAACAACACTGAGCTGGCAAAGGCCTACGACAACTATGCCAAGGAAATGTATGACAATTTTCTCAAAGCCATGATGCAAGTAGCATGCGAGACGGATAGGACGTCAAAATACTCGCTGGCTAGAGATTGCAGTGACTGCAAACGAGCATACAAGCGATGGCTCTGCACCGTCAGCATTCCACGTTGCGAAGACTTCCAGGGCGAGTCGCAATTCAGTGTGATCCGCAATGTTGGCCAGTCTTTCCCCAACGGCACAATGCTAGCCACCGATGTCCGAGCGAACCTGGCAACGATTCCATCTCAGAATACATCACGAAATGGATTTATTGACACAACGATTCAGCCCGGACCATACAGGGAAATCATGCCATGCGAGGACATTTGCTATCAGGTTGTCCAGAGCTGTCCGTcaaaacttggcttcaattgTCCGCAACCAGGCATGTACGGCTTCAACGTGAGCTATGGAAAACGAGATGGGGACAGTTCAACCGTGTCGTGTAATTTTCCAGGGGAAGCGCGAACACCTATCAGTGGAGTTGCAGCAATTATACCCAACCTGACGCTTTTGATGGGTGTTTTAGCCCTGTCAG TGGACAACAACATCGTTGGACGTCTCGCATTGGTGACTGGCGCAAC AGGAGGCATCGGTTCAGCGTGTGCCAGAGCCCTCGCCGCAGATGGCTGTGACGTTGTCCTTCACTACTCATCCAGCCTT GACAAAGCAGAAGATCTAGCCCAGCAGCTCCGAGAGCGTCACCCAGAACAACTCTTCACCATAGCCCGCGCTGATCTAACCTCCCGGGAAGCGACGCGCCAACTCGTCCCCAACATCCTCTCTGATCCAGCCGTCAGCGCCAAACACAAATCCATCTCCATTCTGGTCGCCAATGCCGGCGTGGGCCGTCGCATAAGAGACATCAAGGACATTGAGGAAGACGACTGGGACCACATGCTGGAGATTAACTCGCGGAGTCAGTTTGTCGTGACCAAGGCGTGTCTGCCGGCAATGAGGGAGCAGCGCTGGGGCAGGGTGATATTGGTAGGCAGCATTGCGAGTAAAGGGGGCGGCATCAACGGGTGTCACTATGCGGCGAGTAAGGGCGCAATGAC GTCGATGGGCTTGAACTTGGCTACGGTTCTCGCCCCAGAAGGTATCACGGTTAATATC GTCCAACCGGCCATGATAGGAGCCACGGGCATGATTCCCACACCAAAGGCAAC AACGTGGGAAAGCAACGttgacaaggaagagcttCGGACCACGGATCCGGGTCTCGCTATTGCTAGTAGCGTACCGGTTCACAGGCTGGGAACACCAGAGGAGGTGGGTAATATTGTGTCCAT GTTTGCGAGAACGGGGTATATGACGGGGCAGGAGGTGCTTGTTTCTGGGGGTTTGCGATAG
- a CDS encoding signal sequence receptor alpha chain (similar to Metarhizium acridum CQMa 102 XP_007814791.1) — MLFTSLLSVLALQVLGATAADAAPPASDSKQPQLAADVKTTFPDADILGVRLINGRPTKALVEITNKEDSPIQIAFLAGVLATTQTLPEGTPAYQGIIRNLTAVQYNHAIEAGETKSFPYSFVVDMQPQDVRLQLAAVLTSAKGDLYQVEAHDGVAGIVEAPTSFLDPQIIFLYLVLSAAFAGTLYFVYKTWIEALFPQAKRTKPAAGPKKAKKSPDADAALSGSESVGTTTGSKTYDESWIPEHHINRPVAKRSKSTPKKKVVE, encoded by the exons ATGCTGTTCACTTCATTGCTCTCCGTCCTTGCTCTGCAAGTCTTGGGCGCCACCGCG GCCGACGCCGCGCCGCCCGCCTCTGACAGCAAGCAGCCCCAGCTGGCCGCCGACGTGAAGACCACCTTCCCCGACGCCGACATTCTGGGCGTGCGCCTCATCAACGGCCGTCCGACCAAGGCCCTCGTCGAAATCACCAACAAGGAAGACTCACCCATTCAAATCGCCTTCCTTGCCGGCGTCCTGGCTACCACGCAGACCCTCCCCGAAGGAACGCCCGCGTACCAGGGCATCATTCGCAACCTGACGGCCGTGCAGTACAACCACGCCATCGAGGCCGGCGAGACCAAGAGCTTCCCCTACTCCTTTGTCGTCGACATGCAGCCCCAGGACGTGAGACTGCAGCTCGCCGCTGTTCTCACCAGCGCCAAGGGCGATCTGTACCAGGTGGAAGCCCACGATGGTGTCGCTGGCATTGTCGAAGCCCCCACTAGCTTCCTCGATCCTCAAAT CATCTTCCTCTATCTCGTCCTGTCTGCCGCCTTCGCCGGAACCCTCTACTTCGTCTACAAGACCTGGATCGAAGCCCTCTTCCCGCAAGCCAAGCGCACCAAGCCCGCCGCTGGTcccaaaaaggccaagaagtCCCCCGACGCTGACGCTGCCCTCTCTGGCTCCGAGTCCGTCGGCACCACTACCGGAAGCAAGACCTACGACGAGAGCTGGATCCCCGAGCACCACATCAACCGTCCTGTTGCGAAGCGCTCCAAGTCCActcccaagaagaaggttgtCGAGTAA